Proteins encoded by one window of Anaeromyxobacter diazotrophicus:
- a CDS encoding response regulator — translation MADVLVVDDSKVMRDMIVACLRARAGLEFVHAASGLEAIERLSLHPFDLVLLDLNMPDIGGIEVVEFIRAQDKLRALPIVVITTRGDEASRARALAAGADRFLTKPFTPEALVREVSGLLGAARP, via the coding sequence GTGGCGGACGTCCTGGTGGTGGACGACAGCAAGGTGATGCGCGACATGATCGTCGCGTGCCTGCGCGCGCGGGCGGGCCTCGAGTTCGTCCACGCCGCGAGCGGGCTCGAGGCCATCGAGCGGCTGTCGCTGCACCCGTTCGACCTCGTGCTGCTCGACCTCAACATGCCCGACATCGGGGGCATCGAGGTGGTCGAGTTCATCCGGGCCCAGGACAAGCTCCGCGCGCTGCCGATCGTGGTCATCACCACGCGGGGCGACGAGGCGTCGCGCGCCCGGGCCCTGGCGGCCGGCGCCGACCGCTTCCTGACGAAGCCGTTCACGCCGGAGGCGCTCGTCCGCGAGGTGAGCGGGCTGCTCGGTGCCGCGCGCCCATGA